GATCCGCCTTTGCTGCGTATTTTTCAAAGTTTTTCACAAATTGAGCGGCGAGATCGGCGGATTTGGCGTCATACGCATCCTTGTCGGCCCAGGTGTTGCGCGGCTCCAGGATCTCGTCGGGCACGCCGGGAACGGATTCGGGAATGGCGAGCCTGAACTGCCCGTAGGATTTGTAGGCCGCCTTATCCAGCACCCCGTTCAGGGCGGCGGAGATCATGGCGCGGGTGTAGGACAGTTTGATCCGGTTGCCGGTGCCGAAAGGCCCGCCGGTCCAGCCGGTGTTGATCATCCATACATTCACGTCGTGCTTGCGCATTTTTTCACCCAGCATCTGCGCGTAACGGGCAGGGTGCAAGGGGAGGAAGGGCGCGCCGAAACATGCGCTGAAAGTGGATTTCGGTTCCGTAATGCCGGTTTCCGTGCCTGCCACTTTCGCCGTGTAACCGGAAATGAACTGGTACATGGCCTGACCGGGCGTCAGCCTCGAAATGGGAGGCAATACGCCGTAAGCGTCGCAGGTAAGGAAGAAAATATTCCTGGGAATTCCGCCCATAGCGGGTTCCTTGGCGTTTGCAATGTAAGTCAGCGGATAGCTCACGCGGGTGTTTTCCGTGATATGTCCGTCTGCATAATTCACCTCGCTGGTGCCGGGGAAGAACGAAACGTTCTCCAGCAGGGCGCCTTCGCGGATGGCGTTGAAAATAGCGGGTTCCTTTTCCGCGCTCAGGTCGATGGTTTTGGCATAACAGCCGCCTTCGAAGTTGAAAACGCCGTCTTCCGTCCAGCCATGCTCGTCGTCGCCGATGAGCTTGCGCTCCGGATCAGCGCTGAGCGTGGTTTTACCCGTGCCGCTCAGTCCGAAGAAAACAGCCGTATCCCCCGACGTGCCCTGGTTGGCTGAGCAGTGCATGCTCAACACCTTGCGGGCATGGGGCAATAGATAGTTCAGGATGGTGAACACGCCTTTTTTGATCTCCCCGGTATAGGCGGAGCCGCCGATGAGGATCATTTTACGGCTGAAGCTAACCACCGAGAAGTTATGCTGCCGCGTTCCGTCGGTAGCCGGATCGGCGTGGAGGCCCGGCGCCTGGATCACCGTCCAGTCGGGTTCCAGCTGCTCCAGCTCTTCTTCCGAAGGGCGCAGGAACATGTTATATGCAAAAAGATTGCTCCACGGCGATTCCGTGATGACGCGGATATTCAGACGGTACGCCGGGTCGGCGCAGGCCATGCAATCGCGCACCCATACGGGCTTGCCAGCGAAATAGCGGGTGATCTTGCGGTACAGTTTCTCAAAGTTGTCAGCAGAAAATGGCTGGTTAAAGTCGTTCCAGTTGACGGTGTCGGCGGTCAGCTCGTCTTTCACGATGAACTTGTCCTTCGGGGAACGGCCTGTGAACTCGCCCGTGCTAACGACTAACGCCCCGGTGCTGTTCAGACAGCCTTCGTTGCGCTGCAACGTCTGTGTGATCAGCTCCTCCGGGGAAAGTTGGTAATGTACATCGGCGACGTTCTCTATGCCCAATTCCCGCAATTCCTTGAGTGTATCCCTTACACTGCTGATTTGCATAAAGAAAGATTGTTTTGGTGTAATGGCAAAACTAGGGATTTTTTGATAACGTTTAATTTGATGGGTGTTATGACGCTTAAAATTGTTTGGAAATCTACTTTTGAGGGGTTTTGATTAGAAAATATTCAATTCCACCGATTTCAATTTGTCCGAAAAGCAATGAACCCGCATAATATATTTATGGCGAATAATCTACCAGTCCGGGGGAATATCCAACCGGTCGGAAGGCGCGATTTTGGCGGGTTTCCGTTTTTCCGGTAAGTTTGACATCCAAAGCAAGAAAGCAGTAAAAGACATCAAATGAAATATTTGCCACTGGATCAACAGATCTTCATCAAGAACCGCAACCGATTTACGGCAAAAATGCAGCCCGGCTCCATTGCCATTTTCAACTCGAATGACGAGCTTCCCACCAACGGGGACGCCCTTCATCCGTTCAAGCAGAACGCCGACCTGTACTGGCTCACCGGCATCGACCAGGAAGACACCATGCTCGTGCTCTTTCCCGACAACCCGGATCCCAAATACCGCGAAGTACTGGTGCTCGTCCGCCCGAACGAACTGAAAGAAAAATGGGACGGCCATCGCCTCCGCCGCGAAGAAGCCACCGCCATCTCCGGCATTAAAACCATCGTCTGGCTCGATTCCCTGGAAGGTCTCCTGCAGCCCTGGATCCACGATGCCACCAATATCTACCTCAATACCAACGAAAACAACCGTAAGAGCAATTACGTGCCCGTGCGCGACTACCGCTACGCGCAAGAGCTCCGCGCCCGCTACCCCCTGCATCAGTTCCTGCGCTCCGCGCCGATCCTGAAAGAACTCCGTTCCGTAAAGACCGAAGAGGAAATCGCCGTGATGCAGGTAGCGATGGATATCACCGAAAAAACATTCCGCCGCCTGCTGGGCTTCATCCGGCCCGGCGTGTTCGAATACGAAATCCACGCGGAAATCTGGCACGAGTTCCTCCGCAACCGCGCCACCGGAGAAGGTTACGGCTCCATCATCGCCTCCGGCGACCGGGCCCGCACCCTCCACTACGTAGCCAACAACCAGGAATGTAAAGATGGTGAGCTGATCCTCATGGACTTCGGCGCTGCCTACGGCGGATACAACGCCGACCTCACCCGCACCGTGCCCGTGAACGGCAAGTTCACCCCGCGCCAGCGGGAAGTGTACGACGCATGCCTCCACCTGCATAATTTCGCGAAAGGCCTGCTGAAGCCGGGCATCACCATCGCCGACTACCATGCGCAGGTAGGCGTGGAAGCCGGCAAACAGTTCGTGAAACTGGGCCTGCTCACCGAGGCCGATATCAAAAACGAAGACCCGGA
Above is a genomic segment from Chitinophaga pollutisoli containing:
- a CDS encoding aminopeptidase P N-terminal domain-containing protein; protein product: MKYLPLDQQIFIKNRNRFTAKMQPGSIAIFNSNDELPTNGDALHPFKQNADLYWLTGIDQEDTMLVLFPDNPDPKYREVLVLVRPNELKEKWDGHRLRREEATAISGIKTIVWLDSLEGLLQPWIHDATNIYLNTNENNRKSNYVPVRDYRYAQELRARYPLHQFLRSAPILKELRSVKTEEEIAVMQVAMDITEKTFRRLLGFIRPGVFEYEIHAEIWHEFLRNRATGEGYGSIIASGDRARTLHYVANNQECKDGELILMDFGAAYGGYNADLTRTVPVNGKFTPRQREVYDACLHLHNFAKGLLKPGITIADYHAQVGVEAGKQFVKLGLLTEADIKNEDPESPAYRKYLYHGISHHLGVDVHDLGPSFHQPIPDGSVLTVEPGIYIEEEKMGIRIENNIWVKSSGNVDLMKNIPITADEIEALMKK
- the pckA gene encoding phosphoenolpyruvate carboxykinase (ATP); this encodes MQISSVRDTLKELRELGIENVADVHYQLSPEELITQTLQRNEGCLNSTGALVVSTGEFTGRSPKDKFIVKDELTADTVNWNDFNQPFSADNFEKLYRKITRYFAGKPVWVRDCMACADPAYRLNIRVITESPWSNLFAYNMFLRPSEEELEQLEPDWTVIQAPGLHADPATDGTRQHNFSVVSFSRKMILIGGSAYTGEIKKGVFTILNYLLPHARKVLSMHCSANQGTSGDTAVFFGLSGTGKTTLSADPERKLIGDDEHGWTEDGVFNFEGGCYAKTIDLSAEKEPAIFNAIREGALLENVSFFPGTSEVNYADGHITENTRVSYPLTYIANAKEPAMGGIPRNIFFLTCDAYGVLPPISRLTPGQAMYQFISGYTAKVAGTETGITEPKSTFSACFGAPFLPLHPARYAQMLGEKMRKHDVNVWMINTGWTGGPFGTGNRIKLSYTRAMISAALNGVLDKAAYKSYGQFRLAIPESVPGVPDEILEPRNTWADKDAYDAKSADLAAQFVKNFEKYAAKADPEILDAAPSL